The following coding sequences are from one Syngnathus acus chromosome 12, fSynAcu1.2, whole genome shotgun sequence window:
- the klhl8 gene encoding kelch-like protein 8, with product MTPGDMVPDHAKQPKPKEKRPAKTLKVDCESDGSFVFEAHEAWKDFHNSLRHFYVVGELCDVTLKVGSRLIPCHKLVLACVIPYFRAMFLSEMAEAKQNLIEIKDFDGAAIQALVQFAYSSRLTLTIDNVQPLLYAACILQVELVARACCEYMKAHFHPTNCLAVRTFAESHNRVDLMDMADRYASEHFSEVVECVDFTCVSPQHLRTLLASSELNIHSETQVYKAAVKWLKANPQHHHAWLDQIFSQVRLPLLPVDFLTGTVAKEEMINGNLSCRDLMDEARNYHLHLSNNAVPDFEYSARTVPRKHTAGVLFCVGGRGGSGDPFRSIECYSISKNSWFQGPEMNSRRRHVGVISVGGKVYAVGGHDGNEHLGDMEVFDPHTNKWMMKASMDTMRRGIALAALGGPIYAIGGLDDNSCFNDVERYDIESDCWSAVAHMNTPRGGVGCVALGTFVYAVGGNDGRASLSSVERFDPHLNKWTEVNEMGQRRAGNGVSKLNGCLYVVGGFDDNSPLSSVERYDPRTKHWEYVSEMTTPRGGVGVATVMSRVFAVGGHNGNIYLNTVEAFEPRMNRWELVGSVSHCRAGAGVAVCSSHVNQIRDIDQGSSNVVNCM from the exons ATGACACCGGGGGACATGGTGCCGGATCATGCCAAGCAGCCCAAGCCTAAGGAGAAGCGCCCTGCCAAGACGCTCAAAGTCGACTGCGAGTCAGACGGCTCCTTTGTGTTTGAGGCCCACGAGGCCTGGAAGGACTTCCACAACTCGCTGAGACATTTCTACGTAGTGGGAGAGCTATGCGATGTCACGCTGAAG GTCGGCAGCAGACTGATACCCTGTCACAAGCTTGTGTTGGCCTGTGTTATCCCCTACTTCAG GGCCATGTTTCTGTCTGAAATGGCAGAAGCCAAGCAGAATCTGATCGAGATCAAGGACTTTGACGGAGCTGCCATCCAGGCTCTGGTCCAATTCGCTTACTCCTCTAGGCTCACACTCACCATAGACAATGTCCAGCCTCTGCTTTATGCTGCCTGCATCCTTCAG GTGGAGTTGGTGGCGCGGGCCTGCTGCGAGTACATGAAGGCCCACTTCCATCCGACCAACTGCTTGGCGGTGCGCACCTTTGCCGAGAGCCACAACCGCGTGGACCTGATGGACATGGCCGACCGCTACGCCTCCGAGCATTTCAGCGAGGTGGTGGAGTGCGTGGACTTCACGTGCGTGTCGCCGCAGCACTTGCGGACGCTGCTGGCCTCCAGCGAGCTCAACATCCACTCGGAGACGCAAGTGTACAAGGCGGCTGTCAAATGGCTCAAAGCCAATCCACAGCACCACCACGCCTGGCTGGACCAGATCTTCTCACAA GTGCGCCTGCCGCTGCTCCCCGTGGACTTCCTGACCGGCACAGTGGCTAAGGAGGAGATGATCAATGGTAACCTGAGCTGCCGCGACCTGATGGACGAGGCCCGGAACTACCACCTGCACCTCAGCAACAATGCCGTGCCCGACTTCGAGTACTCTGCCCGCACCGTCCCCCGAAAACACACCGCAG GGGTTCTGTTCTGCGTGGGCGGTCGTGGGGGTTCTGGGGACCCGTTTCGCAGCATCGAGTGCTACTCAATTAGTAAGAACAGTTGGTTCCAGGGCCCTGAGATGAACAGCAGACGCCGGCACGTTGGCGTCATTTCTGTCGGAG GGAAGGTTTACGCCGTGGGTGGACACGATGGTAACGAGCATTTGGGCGACATGGAGGTTTTTGACCCCCATACCAACAAGTGGATGATGAAAGCCTCCATGGACACTATGAG GAGGGGTATCGCCCTAGCCGCGTTGGGCGGTCCCATCTATGCCATCGGCGGTCTGGACGACAACTCATGCTTCAACGACGTGGAGCGCTACGACATCGAGAGCGATTGCTGGAGTGCCGTTGCCCACATGAACACGCCCAGAGGAGGCGTGGGCTGTGTGGCATTGGGG ACTTTTGTGTACGCGGTAGGCGGCAATGATGGCAGGGCGTCGCTATCGAGCGTGGAGCGCTTCGACCCGCACCTCAACAAGTGGACCGAGGTCAACGAGATGGGCCAGCGGCGTGCAGGGAACGGGGTCAGCAAGCTGAACGGATGCCTCTACGTTGTCG GTGGTTTTGACGACAACTCGCCGCTGAGTTCCGTGGAGCGTTACGACCCGCGCACAAAACACTGGGAGTACGTATCGGAGATGACCACCCCGCGTGGCGGCGTGGGCGTCGCCACAGTAATGAGCCGTGTCTTCGCTGTGGGCGGGCACAACGGCAACATCTACTTGAACACGGTGGAGGCCTTCGAGCCACGCATGAACAG GTGGGAGTTGGTGGGCTCAGTGTCGCACTGTCGAGCCGGAGCGGGCGTGGCGGTTTGCTCATCGCACGTCAACCAGATCAGAGATATTGACCAGGGATCCAGTAACGTTGTCAACTGCATGTGA